One Erysipelothrix amsterdamensis DNA window includes the following coding sequences:
- a CDS encoding HAMP domain-containing sensor histidine kinase, translating into MIKHRKQSLTLGLKIFLITVGSILASLFVFVITITLSIDPIATYVKGDERIHSRMLRDKQDLQHYIIDNDITPMNIEDLSPWLENHKYMIIYIVDVENNNIVYTNDDLFVSKELEIAGNTSLESTMLYIGGKYFYIDMLYSVRAEVENYATYLGLILSSMTFLLVFYYGIRNITKRVKQLTNEIEIIGAGTPNSYISDKGNDELGRLSFEINALITELSQKNQELVISENALKELVTSLAHDLRTPLTSLIGYITLIKLEAQSEDIEDLANRCEQKALQMKTISDELFSLFSTLSLNEDSELPLERVHVQDFMEGAVDRLKSDLNLKEFEVVIHQTVNEENHYVSLNLYYMDRLFENIISNVLKYAEPKSTIQIEVTIENSWCTLEIVNGIRVDQVTEEASGFGLLSCRKIVDTHKGHFSTSRDKNIFKTSVELPTSQ; encoded by the coding sequence GCATCGCAAGCAGTCGCTCACATTGGGTCTTAAAATATTCCTCATAACGGTTGGGTCAATTTTGGCGTCGTTATTTGTGTTTGTAATCACGATAACGTTATCCATTGATCCAATTGCTACGTATGTGAAAGGCGATGAGCGGATTCACTCAAGAATGCTTCGAGATAAACAGGATTTACAACACTACATCATCGATAATGATATTACACCGATGAATATTGAAGATTTGAGTCCCTGGCTTGAAAATCATAAATATATGATTATCTATATCGTCGATGTAGAAAACAATAACATTGTGTATACTAATGACGATCTTTTTGTAAGTAAAGAACTTGAAATAGCCGGAAATACGTCGCTCGAATCGACGATGCTTTATATCGGTGGTAAGTACTTCTATATAGATATGTTATATTCTGTGCGAGCAGAAGTAGAAAATTACGCAACCTATCTCGGTTTAATCCTTTCATCAATGACCTTTTTACTTGTTTTCTATTATGGTATTCGAAATATTACCAAAAGAGTTAAGCAACTAACTAATGAGATTGAAATTATTGGAGCAGGAACACCAAACAGTTATATAAGTGATAAAGGGAATGATGAGCTAGGACGATTAAGTTTTGAGATTAATGCGCTTATTACAGAATTATCTCAAAAAAACCAAGAACTTGTTATTTCTGAAAATGCACTCAAAGAACTCGTAACAAGTTTGGCTCACGACTTAAGAACGCCACTGACTTCTTTAATTGGGTATATCACCCTTATAAAGCTTGAGGCTCAATCAGAAGATATCGAGGATCTTGCGAACCGTTGTGAACAAAAAGCACTCCAAATGAAGACAATTTCCGATGAGTTATTCTCACTTTTCTCGACGCTCTCTTTAAATGAAGATAGTGAGTTACCCCTTGAACGCGTACATGTTCAAGATTTTATGGAAGGTGCAGTTGATCGTCTCAAATCGGATTTAAATCTAAAAGAATTCGAGGTAGTGATTCATCAGACTGTTAATGAAGAAAACCATTATGTAAGTCTTAATCTATACTACATGGATCGTCTTTTCGAAAATATTATTTCAAATGTATTAAAGTATGCGGAACCGAAGTCAACGATACAAATTGAAGTTACAATTGAAAATTCATGGTGTACCCTTGAGATTGTAAATGGAATAAGAGTTGACCAAGTTACAGAAGAAGCATCTGGTTTTGGATTACTATCGTGTCGTAAAATTGTTGATACTCATAAAGGACACTTTTCAACTTCACGAGATAAAAATATCTTTAAGACGAGCGTTGAGTTGCCAACCAGTCAATAA
- a CDS encoding MFS transporter encodes MSTFFKLNWLVFVVTFAILFAGYFAEKKKHIISNQFGIAMKSYYGLITLIGIIIAIINYVAIVIFGSWQTMIFATIITVALGSIMFYFLKHRNKK; translated from the coding sequence ATGAGTACATTTTTTAAATTGAATTGGTTAGTTTTTGTAGTGACCTTCGCAATTTTATTTGCTGGTTATTTTGCTGAAAAGAAAAAACATATCATCAGCAACCAATTCGGTATTGCCATGAAGAGCTATTATGGATTAATCACGTTAATAGGTATTATTATCGCAATTATTAATTATGTCGCGATTGTCATCTTTGGTTCATGGCAAACCATGATTTTCGCTACTATTATAACGGTGGCACTTGGATCAATCATGTTTTATTTTTTAAAACATCGAAATAAAAAATAG
- a CDS encoding DUF6693 family protein has translation MKSSYFDGSIWSYIGLQLVNIIIAIVTLGLGTPWILVRTYRWESEHTVINGQRFRFNGDSVSLFGHWVIWWILTLITFGLYGIIVRVKLISWRVENTEMLGNYDY, from the coding sequence ATGAAATCATCATATTTTGACGGATCAATTTGGTCCTATATTGGATTACAATTAGTAAATATTATCATTGCAATTGTTACTTTAGGTTTAGGGACACCTTGGATTCTCGTTCGAACCTACCGTTGGGAGTCAGAACATACAGTTATCAATGGACAACGTTTTCGCTTCAACGGTGATTCTGTAAGTTTATTCGGTCATTGGGTCATCTGGTGGATTTTGACTCTCATTACATTTGGATTATATGGAATTATTGTACGTGTAAAACTTATCTCATGGCGTGTAGAGAATACTGAAATGCTTGGCAACTACGATTATTAA